A window of the Streptomyces sp. JB150 genome harbors these coding sequences:
- a CDS encoding glycosyltransferase, with protein MKRVVYSMEPVGRTGGRVYLRMLHEVTADDVEWRTVPDHKRTYRVRRWRKLRHLARLAPSIRALHGTTGTFVWDDLSLLLFTPEMRARTVFLLHHYEPLQHDSAPIEAMLWERLFRVLPQCAAVVCVAPYWADQLRARGVRNVRVIYNAFDMAEVEQARGYDRAECRAEFGLQPDVIGVYAGKAVHWKGTEEVSAALARVPGLRVITSGSNTIGLDSAHYDVERERYLRLLRACDVGVFLPRMREGWSRCAAEALLLGLPCLIRPVAGLGDLAALAGQPAPDLRRLPAQVRQRAATRHTEAKAGYEALARYDLNYFGDAWGNLLTQVA; from the coding sequence GTGAAACGGGTCGTCTACTCGATGGAGCCGGTCGGCCGGACCGGCGGCCGGGTCTACCTACGGATGCTCCACGAGGTGACGGCCGACGACGTGGAATGGCGCACGGTCCCGGACCACAAGCGGACCTACCGGGTCCGCCGCTGGCGCAAGCTCCGCCACCTCGCCCGCCTGGCACCTTCCATACGGGCGCTGCACGGCACCACCGGCACCTTCGTGTGGGACGACCTCAGCCTGCTGCTGTTCACGCCCGAGATGCGCGCCCGCACGGTGTTCCTCCTGCACCACTACGAGCCGCTCCAACATGACTCCGCCCCCATCGAGGCCATGCTCTGGGAGCGGCTGTTCCGCGTTCTGCCGCAGTGCGCCGCCGTCGTGTGCGTCGCCCCGTACTGGGCCGACCAGCTTCGCGCCCGAGGCGTCCGCAACGTACGGGTGATCTACAACGCCTTCGACATGGCCGAAGTAGAGCAGGCACGCGGTTACGACCGGGCCGAGTGCCGCGCCGAGTTCGGCCTACAACCCGACGTGATCGGCGTCTACGCGGGCAAGGCCGTGCACTGGAAGGGGACCGAGGAGGTCTCCGCAGCACTGGCCCGCGTTCCCGGACTGCGGGTGATCACCAGCGGCAGCAACACCATCGGCCTCGACAGCGCGCACTACGACGTCGAACGCGAGCGGTACCTGCGTCTGCTGCGCGCCTGTGACGTCGGTGTCTTCCTCCCACGGATGCGAGAGGGCTGGAGCCGTTGCGCAGCCGAGGCTTTACTCCTCGGCCTGCCCTGCCTCATCCGCCCGGTGGCCGGCCTGGGCGACCTCGCCGCACTGGCTGGCCAGCCTGCCCCGGACCTCCGCCGCCTCCCTGCACAGGTCCGGCAGCGTGCGGCGACACGGCACACCGAGGCCAAGGCGGGGTACGAGGCCCTGGCCCGGTACGACCTGAACTACTTCGGCGACGCCTGGGGCAACCTCCTGACGCAGGTCGCCTGA
- a CDS encoding DNA methyltransferase, translating into MSKKVTKGQGAIFSSPVFVFGQTKLYNADCLDWLAEQPENSIHGCVTDPPYGLVEYTAHEQSKLRARKGGVWRIPPSYDGHKRSPLPRFTTLTSADLEHLQKFFQEWGEALKRVLVPGAHVMVAANPLVSHLVSVALYKAGLERRGEVVRLVQTMRGGDRPKNAHEEFPDVSVMPRSQWEPWLLFRKIPEGTIADNLRKWKTGGLRRLSDEQPFGDVIRSSPTNRRERAIAAHPSLKPQEFLRQAVRAILPLGEGVVLDPFAGSGSTLAAAHAVGYEAIGVELDPNYVEIARQAVPKLAEFSPAARKSVSDRGKPSSDEASPGPRD; encoded by the coding sequence GTGAGTAAGAAAGTAACAAAGGGGCAGGGTGCGATCTTTTCGTCCCCTGTGTTCGTTTTTGGGCAGACGAAGCTTTACAACGCCGACTGCCTTGATTGGTTGGCGGAACAGCCCGAGAATAGTATTCACGGGTGCGTTACTGATCCGCCGTATGGGTTGGTGGAGTACACCGCGCATGAGCAGAGCAAGCTCCGGGCGCGGAAAGGTGGCGTCTGGCGCATTCCGCCCTCTTACGATGGCCACAAGCGTTCGCCGCTGCCGCGGTTTACTACGCTTACCAGCGCTGACTTGGAACACTTGCAGAAGTTCTTCCAGGAGTGGGGCGAGGCCCTGAAAAGGGTACTGGTTCCGGGGGCGCACGTGATGGTCGCGGCCAATCCGCTCGTCTCACACCTTGTGAGTGTGGCGCTCTACAAAGCGGGACTCGAACGTCGCGGCGAGGTGGTCCGACTCGTCCAGACCATGCGTGGTGGCGACCGGCCCAAGAATGCTCACGAAGAGTTTCCTGATGTGAGCGTTATGCCTCGCTCGCAATGGGAGCCGTGGCTGCTCTTCAGGAAGATTCCCGAAGGTACCATCGCCGATAACCTACGCAAGTGGAAAACTGGCGGCCTGCGTCGACTGAGCGACGAACAGCCCTTTGGTGATGTGATCCGTTCGTCGCCCACGAATCGTCGAGAGCGCGCAATCGCAGCGCACCCTAGCCTCAAGCCGCAAGAATTCCTGCGTCAAGCCGTTCGGGCCATACTCCCGCTTGGTGAAGGTGTAGTGCTTGACCCCTTCGCCGGATCTGGCTCTACGTTGGCGGCTGCGCACGCGGTAGGCTACGAAGCTATCGGTGTAGAGTTGGACCCAAATTACGTCGAGATTGCTCGTCAGGCCGTACCTAAGCTAGCTGAGTTTTCTCCTGCTGCGCGAAAATCGGTCAGCGATCGAGGTAAACCCAGTTCCGACGAAGCTTCTCCAGGCCCTCGCGATTAA
- a CDS encoding MFS transporter yields the protein MTQAHSTRHGRAPSSAVVAWSAFATMFVIGTDTFLVAPLLPTLAEEFDVPAGVSGWMVSAYALGFAVFALVAGPLSDGRDRRGVLLLGFAGFTVATALCAAAQGLWSMILFRFLAGVCAALVTPQIWASIPVLVAPDSTVRTMGVAGAGMSISQVVGVPVGGWLAAVSWHVPFLVVAGLSGIAWLLLFRVFPSVPSARAAGEDTGILGTYARLFRSATFTWYLLGYLVYQTGVFETFSFIGSWLHRDFGLGVGAVGASMAALGAGMAATSLFGSRLIRRIGEHRTLRLVFVVLVVVYAGVPFAPNLGLALTGLALASAMLGLAYPVFMNMLLSRTTASRGTVSSLSTTALYAGTTIGGLVGGVLLTEFDGFQGVAGFTVLALLVAAAIFAAAGAFRAPEPVAAAARKSSAEADTTAV from the coding sequence GTGACACAGGCACACAGCACGCGGCACGGTCGTGCCCCGTCCAGCGCGGTCGTCGCGTGGTCGGCGTTCGCGACCATGTTCGTCATCGGAACCGACACCTTCCTCGTCGCTCCCCTGCTGCCCACGCTGGCCGAGGAGTTCGACGTGCCGGCCGGTGTCTCCGGGTGGATGGTCAGCGCCTACGCCCTGGGCTTCGCGGTGTTCGCGCTGGTGGCCGGTCCGCTGTCGGACGGACGGGACCGGCGGGGCGTGCTGCTCCTCGGGTTCGCCGGGTTCACGGTGGCCACGGCGCTCTGTGCCGCGGCGCAGGGACTGTGGTCGATGATCCTGTTCCGGTTCCTGGCGGGCGTGTGCGCCGCGCTCGTCACCCCGCAGATCTGGGCGTCCATCCCGGTCCTGGTGGCGCCGGACTCGACCGTGCGGACGATGGGCGTCGCCGGTGCGGGCATGTCGATCTCGCAGGTCGTCGGCGTCCCGGTCGGCGGCTGGCTGGCGGCGGTCTCCTGGCACGTGCCGTTCCTCGTGGTGGCGGGGCTTTCCGGGATCGCCTGGCTGCTGCTGTTCCGGGTCTTCCCGTCGGTGCCGTCCGCCCGTGCGGCGGGCGAGGACACCGGGATCCTCGGGACGTACGCCCGGCTGTTCCGGTCGGCGACCTTCACCTGGTACCTGCTGGGCTACCTCGTCTACCAGACCGGTGTGTTCGAGACGTTCTCCTTCATCGGCTCCTGGCTGCACCGGGACTTCGGCCTGGGCGTCGGCGCGGTCGGCGCCTCGATGGCGGCCCTGGGCGCGGGCATGGCGGCCACGTCGCTCTTCGGCAGCCGGCTGATCCGCCGGATCGGTGAACACCGCACGCTGCGGCTGGTGTTCGTGGTGCTGGTGGTGGTGTACGCCGGGGTGCCGTTCGCGCCGAACCTGGGCCTTGCGCTCACCGGGCTGGCCCTCGCGTCCGCGATGCTCGGGCTCGCCTACCCGGTCTTCATGAACATGCTGCTGTCGCGGACGACTGCCTCGCGCGGCACGGTGTCGTCGCTGTCGACGACCGCGCTGTACGCGGGGACGACGATCGGCGGCCTGGTCGGCGGTGTGCTGCTGACCGAGTTCGACGGCTTCCAGGGGGTCGCGGGGTTCACCGTCCTGGCGCTCCTCGTCGCCGCGGCGATCTTCGCGGCGGCCGGGGCCTTCCGGGCGCCGGAGCCGGTGGCGGCGGCGGCCCGGAAGTCCTCGGCCGAGGCGGATACGACGGCGGTCTGA
- a CDS encoding transposase, whose protein sequence is MWDERARELAAVLFASFPRRDQRQKGERYLRGLLSTEGRKSIRNIAAQVGGPAAEQSLHHFISSSPWDWMPVRQALAAYLEQAVAPRAWVVRTMPILKAGQHSVGVDRVFDPCLGQAFRGQHAFGVWHASEHFSAPLHWRLHLPHTWVRDDNRRRRAEVPDGIGEETEEECASVAVLEAMTSWRVPVRPVVLNVHSVRPTVTVRRFSEAGVPVILRVGGSVRLTVRDPALPGHGAGALGAERILTAVRGLGRAVEWVDPEGMAEAGGTAGADGAEGASWSRRVSVAARVRVGAVGSVARMSAVAPVGAGSGELVLLGEWEAEGRVPSAMWLTNMASVPASALLRMTKLALRARRDLAGIGERVGLKDFEGRSFRGWHRHVTLASAAHAVLALAGIQGDGHDRTRARVLPA, encoded by the coding sequence GTGTGGGACGAGCGGGCCCGGGAGCTGGCCGCTGTGCTGTTCGCCTCCTTCCCGCGGCGCGACCAGCGGCAGAAGGGCGAGCGGTATCTGCGGGGGCTGCTGAGCACCGAGGGGCGTAAGTCCATTCGTAACATCGCCGCGCAGGTGGGCGGGCCGGCCGCCGAGCAGAGTCTGCACCACTTCATCAGCAGTTCCCCGTGGGACTGGATGCCCGTCCGGCAGGCGCTGGCCGCGTACCTGGAGCAGGCCGTGGCGCCTCGGGCGTGGGTGGTGCGGACGATGCCCATCCTCAAGGCCGGGCAGCACTCCGTCGGAGTCGACCGGGTGTTTGATCCTTGCCTGGGGCAGGCCTTCCGGGGGCAGCACGCCTTCGGCGTCTGGCATGCGTCCGAGCACTTCAGTGCCCCGCTGCACTGGCGGCTGCATCTGCCGCACACCTGGGTGCGGGACGACAACCGGCGCCGTCGGGCCGAGGTGCCCGACGGGATCGGGGAGGAGACGGAGGAGGAGTGCGCCTCCGTCGCCGTCCTGGAGGCCATGACCTCCTGGCGGGTTCCCGTGCGGCCCGTGGTGCTCAACGTTCATTCCGTCCGGCCCACCGTCACCGTCCGGCGGTTCAGTGAGGCGGGCGTCCCCGTCATCCTGCGGGTCGGGGGAAGCGTACGGCTGACCGTCCGTGATCCCGCTCTGCCCGGTCATGGTGCGGGGGCGCTGGGCGCCGAGCGGATCCTGACCGCCGTGCGGGGGCTGGGGCGGGCCGTCGAGTGGGTTGATCCGGAGGGGATGGCGGAGGCCGGCGGGACAGCAGGGGCTGACGGGGCCGAGGGGGCTTCGTGGTCGCGGCGGGTCTCGGTGGCCGCGCGCGTGCGGGTCGGTGCGGTCGGGTCGGTCGCGCGGATGAGCGCGGTCGCGCCGGTCGGTGCCGGTTCCGGTGAGCTGGTGCTGCTCGGTGAGTGGGAGGCCGAGGGGCGCGTGCCGTCCGCCATGTGGCTCACCAACATGGCCTCCGTACCGGCGAGCGCCCTGCTGCGGATGACCAAGCTGGCCCTGCGGGCCCGCCGCGACCTCGCCGGGATCGGCGAGCGCGTCGGGCTCAAGGACTTCGAGGGGCGGTCCTTCCGCGGCTGGCACCGCCATGTCACCTTGGCCTCCGCCGCCCACGCCGTCCTCGCCCTCGCCGGCATCCAGGGCGACGGCCACGACCGGACCCGGGCTCGTGTCCTGCCCGCGTGA
- a CDS encoding VOC family protein, which produces MDITLSQCFIAVDDHDKALAFYRDTLGLEVRRDVSFEGMRWVTVGSPAQPGVEIVLEPPVADPNASEADRRAMAELLAKGLLRGVIFSTDDCDALFERVQASGAEVLQEPVDQPWGVRDCAFRDPAGNMLRFAQRRNG; this is translated from the coding sequence ATGGACATCACGCTGTCGCAGTGCTTCATCGCCGTGGACGACCACGACAAGGCGCTCGCCTTCTACCGGGACACGCTCGGGCTGGAGGTCCGGCGCGACGTCTCCTTCGAGGGGATGCGGTGGGTGACCGTCGGCTCGCCCGCGCAGCCCGGTGTGGAGATCGTGCTGGAGCCGCCGGTCGCCGACCCGAACGCCTCCGAGGCGGACCGGCGGGCCATGGCGGAGCTGCTCGCCAAGGGCCTGCTGCGCGGGGTGATCTTCTCGACCGACGACTGCGACGCCCTCTTCGAGCGGGTCCAGGCCTCGGGCGCCGAGGTGCTGCAGGAGCCGGTCGACCAGCCGTGGGGGGTGCGCGACTGCGCCTTCCGTGACCCCGCGGGCAACATGCTGCGCTTCGCCCAGCGCCGGAACGGCTGA
- the gltX gene encoding glutamate--tRNA ligase — protein MFHVGGARSALYNWAVARQSGGRFVLRIEDTDAARNKPEWTEGIISALAAIGIHGEDAAFEGPYFQSHNAERHREAAQQLFAAGRAYYCDCTREQLKERTGSEHLGYDGFCRDRGLAFEEGGALRFRTPDEGETVVVDLVRGEPAFPNSAIEDFVIARGDGSPVFLIANVVDDLDEGITQVIRGEEHLSNTPKQQLLWEALGAKPPVWAHLPVIVNEKRQKLSKRRDKVALEDYLAEGFLPEAMVNYLMLLGWGPGDDREIRPYEELEQLFRIEDVNTAPAFFDVKKLTAFNGEYIRALSPEQFAAACAPWLVAPYAPWRPEAFDKDVFEAAASLAQTRLALLSEITSYVDFLFLDEPVEDEASWNKAMKAGAGDILSDARAELADVADWKADDLKAVLLAVGEKHGLKLGKAQAPIRVAVTGRTIGLPLFESMELLGRDRVLARLEAASRKLVAQA, from the coding sequence ATGTTCCATGTCGGTGGTGCACGGTCCGCTCTCTACAACTGGGCGGTGGCGCGACAGTCCGGCGGCAGGTTCGTGCTGCGGATCGAGGACACCGACGCAGCCCGGAACAAGCCGGAGTGGACCGAGGGCATCATCAGCGCGCTCGCGGCGATCGGCATTCATGGCGAGGATGCGGCTTTCGAGGGGCCGTACTTCCAGTCGCACAATGCCGAGCGGCACCGGGAAGCGGCTCAGCAGCTCTTCGCGGCCGGCCGGGCGTACTACTGCGACTGCACCCGGGAGCAGCTGAAGGAGCGCACGGGCTCGGAGCACCTCGGGTATGACGGGTTCTGCCGGGACCGGGGGCTGGCCTTCGAGGAGGGGGGGGCGCTGCGGTTCCGGACGCCGGACGAGGGGGAGACCGTCGTGGTCGACCTGGTCCGCGGGGAGCCGGCGTTCCCGAACAGCGCGATCGAGGACTTCGTGATCGCCCGTGGTGACGGGTCCCCGGTCTTTCTGATCGCCAACGTCGTGGACGACCTGGACGAGGGAATCACGCAGGTCATCCGAGGCGAGGAGCACCTGTCGAACACGCCGAAGCAGCAGCTGCTGTGGGAGGCGCTCGGTGCCAAGCCGCCTGTGTGGGCGCACCTGCCGGTGATCGTGAACGAGAAGCGGCAGAAGCTGTCAAAGCGCCGGGACAAGGTGGCGCTGGAGGACTACCTCGCCGAGGGGTTCCTGCCCGAGGCGATGGTGAACTACCTCATGTTGCTCGGCTGGGGCCCGGGTGACGACCGGGAGATCAGGCCGTACGAGGAGCTGGAGCAGCTCTTCCGGATCGAGGACGTCAACACCGCGCCGGCCTTCTTCGACGTGAAGAAGCTGACGGCGTTCAACGGCGAGTACATCCGCGCCCTGTCGCCGGAGCAGTTCGCCGCCGCCTGCGCGCCGTGGCTCGTCGCCCCGTACGCGCCGTGGCGGCCGGAGGCGTTCGACAAGGACGTCTTCGAGGCAGCGGCTTCCCTGGCCCAGACCCGGCTGGCACTGCTTTCCGAGATCACCAGCTATGTGGACTTCCTGTTCCTCGACGAGCCGGTCGAGGACGAGGCGTCGTGGAACAAGGCGATGAAGGCAGGCGCCGGCGACATCCTGTCGGACGCCCGCGCCGAGCTGGCCGACGTCGCGGACTGGAAGGCGGACGACCTGAAGGCCGTCCTGCTCGCCGTCGGGGAGAAGCACGGGCTGAAGCTGGGCAAGGCCCAGGCGCCCATCCGGGTCGCGGTCACCGGCCGGACGATCGGACTGCCGCTGTTCGAGTCCATGGAGCTGCTCGGCCGGGACCGCGTGCTGGCCCGTCTGGAAGCTGCCAGCAGGAAGCTGGTCGCGCAGGCTTAG
- a CDS encoding radical SAM protein: MTPRAPVPRTLKTAKVKITTKCNRHCDFCIFADGAQGENMSLDLFSTILTRLETIPFQQLHINGGEPTVHRDFPALSDAARTRLPDKVMVLGTNAITLARNQPIMEATLRSYDQILIGCDDEHGNYDEVHAVVPRLREAGKTVVVNSVLEGISSTRLTQLGALCEKYGAIHVTNHVHHVDVGQPANELRGLCDRYLDQHLMIEMDGSCYRCFNAMAKDDSEFSIWDEDFAAKVFAPRAHHFRFCLRCHEYTDSGAALVPALTV, encoded by the coding sequence ATGACCCCGCGTGCGCCGGTGCCCCGCACCCTCAAAACGGCCAAGGTCAAGATCACCACGAAGTGCAACCGGCACTGCGACTTCTGCATCTTCGCCGACGGCGCCCAGGGCGAGAACATGTCCCTGGACCTGTTCTCCACCATCCTGACCCGGCTGGAGACCATCCCCTTCCAGCAGCTGCACATCAACGGCGGCGAACCCACCGTGCATCGGGACTTCCCGGCGCTCAGCGACGCCGCCCGCACGCGGTTGCCGGACAAGGTCATGGTCCTGGGCACGAACGCCATCACCCTGGCCCGCAACCAGCCGATCATGGAGGCGACCCTCCGCTCCTACGACCAGATACTCATCGGCTGCGACGACGAACACGGGAACTACGACGAGGTGCACGCCGTCGTGCCCCGCCTCCGCGAAGCCGGCAAGACCGTGGTCGTCAACAGCGTCCTGGAAGGCATCAGTTCCACCCGGCTCACGCAGCTCGGGGCGCTGTGTGAGAAGTACGGCGCCATTCATGTCACCAACCACGTGCACCACGTCGACGTGGGCCAGCCGGCGAACGAGCTGCGCGGCCTCTGCGACCGCTACCTCGACCAGCACCTGATGATCGAGATGGACGGGTCCTGCTACCGCTGCTTCAACGCCATGGCGAAGGACGACAGCGAGTTCAGCATATGGGACGAGGACTTCGCGGCCAAGGTGTTCGCGCCGCGCGCGCACCACTTCCGGTTCTGCCTGCGCTGCCACGAGTACACCGACTCCGGCGCCGCACTCGTCCCCGCCCTCACCGTCTGA
- a CDS encoding HD domain-containing protein — MDPIDLDHVLTVLGAAAWSLNEQSRARVAAGLALTVYDGHTRDQGTPYLEHPLAVVRLLRTEIGVRHPETLLLALLHDALEVAPESEALLVHHLGGPFTARLRAMTADHRLEQRPKSVGDETRWRAKQAALPPEDLLVRLADRLHNLRDLAASPNLDRRRRFLQTLGDFHLPLADAARDLGPHLETMHARLHAEYVHHIQEVRP, encoded by the coding sequence ATGGATCCCATCGATCTCGACCACGTCCTGACCGTGCTCGGTGCCGCGGCGTGGAGCCTGAACGAGCAGTCCCGCGCCCGCGTGGCCGCCGGCCTCGCGCTCACGGTCTACGACGGCCACACCCGCGACCAGGGCACCCCATACCTGGAGCACCCGCTGGCCGTCGTCAGGCTCCTGCGAACGGAGATCGGCGTCCGTCACCCCGAGACCCTCCTCCTCGCCCTCCTCCATGACGCCTTGGAGGTGGCCCCTGAGTCGGAGGCACTACTCGTCCATCACCTCGGCGGCCCGTTCACCGCCCGCCTGCGTGCCATGACGGCCGACCACCGCCTCGAACAGCGCCCCAAGTCCGTCGGCGACGAGACCCGCTGGCGCGCGAAACAGGCCGCACTCCCGCCCGAGGACCTCCTCGTCCGGCTCGCCGACCGCCTGCACAACCTGCGCGACCTCGCCGCGTCCCCGAACCTCGACCGGCGCCGACGGTTCCTCCAGACCCTGGGCGATTTCCACCTCCCCCTCGCCGACGCCGCCCGCGACCTCGGCCCCCATCTGGAGACCATGCACGCGCGCCTGCACGCCGAGTACGTCCACCACATACAGGAGGTACGTCCGTGA
- a CDS encoding carbamoyltransferase C-terminal domain-containing protein: MPAVLGLNFHHDTAAALVVDGRLYAAEEERWSGVKHNHPTRKGTLTAPTRALQWCLEAAGLEPKDVDAVWAASMRPNPAAGWWLAEEREELAALLPAPLGEHLRLLSHHTAHVLSGYLLSGHEHAAGLVIDAGGSSLGSDFGPGRERITGYDLWPDRIDRLHQGMPAVVPGPVGPRRVHSSLGHFYRNLAQRVIPPGDEPEGSMMALAAFGDPQRYGAHVRELVRLGDEGEVRIDHPWGSADSSTPLLLDGRAWTADNVAEQPEHKRADLAAAVQEIFAESVVHIARHLQRLTRASTLVFSGGCALNSHLNGQLAADSGFDTLFVAPAPHDAGTAVGAALYGWHYQLGQERLPVPTDAAWGPNPGALPTTTVPPGYHALPHLGLGLPATVAALLAEHRIVGWVQGQLEFGPRALGHRSILAHPGHAATRDRLNAIKKRAAYRPFAPAVLAEHATEWFMSAGDPFMNRVATVRRCRADRIAAVTHHDGTARVQSVAANHQGLRDLLEQFRDLTGLPLLLNTSFNRKGTPILRTAEQAVAATVELRLDALAVGDTLLLADHVPDPRAASLRTR, encoded by the coding sequence ATGCCCGCAGTCCTCGGACTGAACTTCCACCACGACACGGCCGCCGCGTTAGTCGTAGACGGCCGCCTCTACGCAGCCGAAGAGGAGCGCTGGAGCGGCGTCAAGCACAACCACCCCACCCGCAAGGGCACGCTCACCGCCCCGACCCGCGCGCTCCAGTGGTGCCTGGAGGCCGCCGGCCTCGAACCGAAGGACGTGGACGCCGTCTGGGCCGCCTCCATGCGTCCCAACCCTGCGGCCGGCTGGTGGCTGGCCGAGGAGCGGGAGGAACTCGCCGCCCTCCTGCCCGCGCCGCTCGGCGAACACCTCCGCCTCCTCTCCCACCACACGGCCCACGTGCTCTCCGGCTACCTGCTCTCCGGGCACGAGCACGCCGCGGGCCTCGTCATCGACGCCGGCGGCTCCTCCCTGGGATCCGACTTCGGCCCTGGCCGGGAGCGCATCACGGGGTACGACCTGTGGCCTGATCGCATCGACCGCCTCCACCAGGGCATGCCGGCCGTCGTGCCGGGCCCGGTCGGGCCTCGGCGCGTCCACTCCTCCCTCGGGCACTTCTACCGGAACCTCGCCCAGAGGGTGATCCCACCCGGCGACGAGCCTGAGGGCAGCATGATGGCGCTCGCCGCTTTCGGCGATCCCCAGCGCTACGGCGCACACGTCCGCGAACTGGTCCGGCTCGGAGACGAGGGCGAGGTCCGCATCGATCATCCGTGGGGTTCGGCGGACAGCAGCACACCGCTGCTGCTCGATGGCCGGGCCTGGACCGCCGACAACGTCGCGGAACAGCCGGAACACAAGCGTGCCGACCTGGCCGCCGCCGTCCAGGAGATCTTCGCCGAATCGGTCGTCCACATCGCCCGCCACCTGCAACGACTCACCAGGGCCTCAACCTTGGTGTTCTCCGGCGGATGCGCCCTGAACTCCCACCTCAACGGCCAGCTGGCCGCCGACAGCGGCTTCGACACCCTCTTCGTCGCACCCGCCCCGCACGACGCCGGCACAGCCGTTGGCGCCGCGCTCTACGGCTGGCACTACCAGCTCGGGCAGGAGCGCCTGCCGGTGCCGACCGACGCGGCCTGGGGCCCGAACCCGGGCGCGCTGCCAACGACAACGGTGCCGCCCGGCTATCACGCCTTGCCCCACCTCGGGCTCGGACTGCCGGCCACAGTGGCGGCACTGCTCGCCGAGCACCGCATCGTCGGCTGGGTGCAGGGGCAGCTTGAATTCGGGCCGCGTGCCCTCGGCCATCGCTCGATCCTCGCCCACCCCGGTCACGCCGCCACGAGGGACCGACTCAACGCGATCAAGAAGCGAGCCGCGTACCGCCCGTTCGCGCCGGCCGTCCTCGCCGAGCACGCCACGGAATGGTTCATGTCGGCGGGCGACCCGTTCATGAACCGTGTCGCCACCGTCCGACGGTGCCGAGCCGACCGCATCGCCGCCGTCACCCACCACGACGGCACCGCCCGCGTCCAGTCCGTCGCCGCCAACCACCAGGGCCTGCGCGATCTCCTTGAGCAATTCCGCGACCTCACCGGACTGCCGCTGCTGCTGAACACATCCTTCAACCGCAAAGGCACCCCGATCCTGCGGACCGCTGAGCAAGCCGTGGCGGCGACGGTGGAGCTGCGCCTTGACGCCCTCGCCGTCGGGGACACCCTGCTGCTCGCCGACCACGTCCCCGATCCCCGTGCCGCGTCCCTTCGTACTAGGTGA
- a CDS encoding helix-turn-helix transcriptional regulator: MTLSDLVLLRRARDRMDRDYAQPLDVPALAREAHMSAGHFSRSFRAAFGETPYSYLMTRRIERAKALLRRGDLSVTEVCFAVGCTSLGSFSSRFTELVGMSPSAYRALDHREGAHVPACVAKVLTRPVRNGEAKGSARS; the protein is encoded by the coding sequence GTGACGCTCTCGGATCTGGTGCTGCTGCGGCGGGCTCGTGACCGGATGGACCGTGACTACGCGCAGCCGCTGGACGTGCCGGCGCTGGCGCGGGAGGCGCACATGTCGGCCGGGCACTTCTCGCGCAGCTTCCGCGCCGCGTTCGGGGAGACGCCGTACAGCTATCTGATGACCCGTCGGATCGAGCGGGCCAAGGCGCTGCTGCGGCGCGGCGACCTGTCGGTGACCGAGGTGTGCTTCGCGGTGGGGTGTACGTCGCTGGGGTCGTTCAGTTCTCGCTTCACGGAGCTGGTGGGGATGAGTCCGAGCGCCTACCGGGCCCTGGATCACCGGGAGGGCGCGCACGTCCCGGCGTGCGTCGCCAAGGTGCTGACCAGACCGGTCAGGAACGGAGAAGCGAAGGGCTCGGCCCGGTCGTAG